A window of the Candidatus Binatia bacterium genome harbors these coding sequences:
- a CDS encoding PQQ-binding-like beta-propeller repeat protein codes for MKATIAAALALATFCTVARAAQADAMFRSDAAHTGAYASAAPQLNHVRWRFRAKGAFISSPTVNGGSVYIGSDDGHIYALKAADGALVWEQVTQGPVRSTPAVANGLVFASSLDGNVYALEAANGEPVWHFTTGGERRFTAPGIHGIIPKNELMADPFDIFISSPVVADGVVYVGSGDHDVYALDAATGALKWKFATGDVVHASPAVANGTVYVGSWDRFFYALDAKTGALRWKFETGDDRNIYNQVGIASSAAVANGVVYFGCRDSKLYALNATTGTLRWKHDEHGSWVVGAPAVKGGNVFFTTSDEKKFFALDAATGTEKFNQGYSAFSFSSPSLAGNEAYFGTFDGLLFEINTRTGAVDGQFATDGARSKRAAHLDAKGAIDLNTFYADDTYEGIVVGLSRIFELGSIPGSPAIANGTLFIGDTTGVLYAMGD; via the coding sequence ATGAAGGCCACTATCGCAGCCGCGCTCGCCCTAGCCACGTTTTGCACGGTGGCCCGCGCCGCCCAGGCGGACGCGATGTTCCGCAGCGACGCTGCCCACACCGGCGCGTACGCATCGGCGGCGCCGCAGCTCAACCACGTGCGCTGGCGCTTTCGGGCAAAGGGCGCCTTCATCTCCTCGCCTACGGTCAACGGAGGCTCGGTCTACATCGGCTCCGACGACGGGCACATCTATGCGTTGAAGGCCGCGGACGGGGCGCTCGTATGGGAACAGGTGACGCAAGGCCCGGTCCGATCGACGCCCGCCGTGGCGAATGGCCTCGTTTTTGCGAGCAGTCTCGACGGCAACGTCTACGCGCTCGAAGCTGCAAACGGAGAGCCAGTGTGGCATTTCACCACCGGCGGCGAGCGGCGATTCACCGCGCCCGGCATTCACGGCATCATTCCCAAAAACGAATTGATGGCCGATCCATTCGACATTTTTATATCGTCGCCGGTCGTTGCGGACGGCGTGGTCTACGTCGGTAGCGGCGACCATGACGTCTACGCTCTCGACGCCGCGACCGGAGCGCTCAAATGGAAGTTTGCGACCGGCGACGTGGTCCACGCATCTCCGGCGGTCGCGAACGGTACGGTGTACGTCGGCAGTTGGGATCGTTTTTTCTACGCGCTCGATGCAAAAACCGGAGCCCTTCGGTGGAAATTCGAAACCGGCGACGATAGGAATATCTACAACCAGGTCGGCATCGCGAGTTCGGCCGCGGTTGCGAATGGCGTCGTCTACTTTGGATGCCGCGACAGCAAGCTCTACGCGCTCAATGCAACGACCGGAACGCTGCGCTGGAAGCACGACGAACACGGCAGTTGGGTCGTCGGCGCGCCCGCCGTGAAGGGCGGAAACGTCTTTTTTACCACCTCTGATGAGAAGAAGTTTTTCGCTCTCGATGCCGCGACTGGCACCGAGAAATTCAACCAAGGCTATAGCGCCTTTTCGTTTTCGTCGCCGTCGCTCGCCGGCAACGAGGCCTACTTTGGAACCTTCGACGGATTGCTCTTCGAGATCAACACGCGTACCGGAGCCGTCGACGGTCAGTTCGCAACCGATGGCGCCCGCTCGAAACGCGCGGCGCATCTCGACGCGAAGGGCGCGATCGACCTCAACACCTTCTACGCGGACGATACGTACGAGGGCATCGTCGTCGGTCTGAGCCGCATCTTCGAGCTCGGCTCGATTCCAGGCTCGCCCGCAATCGCAAACGGCACGCTCTTCATCGGCGACACAACCGGCGTACTCTACGCCATGGGGGACTGA
- a CDS encoding CocE/NonD family hydrolase: MLLAYLIAAALAPTPSPAPTPAFETHDYRVEAGDVELAGRLFAPRGATTYPLVILVQGADYNDANASVYWRLIAHTYAKNGIASFSFNKRGIAGSTGTQTDDPTVQARDVAAVCRFASSLPGVMANHVGYFGTSQGGWIVPRALRSCPGSFVILASPAGVAAADEIGYYLWNQYRAVGMSPNEAKAAEALHATLAAYYRTGSGYRAAQNAVDRAVASSWYAKLQKVDYRQDIPDSHRLPTPEQLTIENRRDPSTYALYRDPNSWSVPRDLYASLTAPLLLVYGGKDVNLDVLKSIDVFQRALSANGNVDVTIRIFETADHSIQIGPRLLPGYREYMSAWILQHVAQP; this comes from the coding sequence ATGCTCCTCGCGTACCTTATCGCAGCGGCCTTAGCTCCGACGCCATCGCCGGCGCCGACGCCGGCCTTCGAAACACACGACTACCGCGTCGAGGCGGGCGACGTCGAACTCGCGGGCAGGCTCTTCGCCCCGCGGGGAGCGACGACGTACCCACTGGTCATTCTGGTGCAAGGCGCGGACTACAACGACGCAAACGCCTCGGTCTATTGGCGCTTGATCGCTCACACCTATGCAAAGAACGGAATCGCGTCGTTCTCGTTTAACAAGCGCGGCATCGCCGGGTCCACGGGAACCCAAACCGACGACCCAACCGTCCAGGCACGCGACGTCGCAGCGGTCTGCCGGTTCGCCTCATCGCTCCCTGGCGTCATGGCCAACCACGTCGGTTATTTCGGGACGAGCCAAGGCGGTTGGATCGTGCCCCGCGCACTGCGCAGTTGCCCTGGCTCGTTCGTGATTCTGGCAAGTCCCGCCGGCGTTGCGGCCGCCGACGAAATCGGGTATTACCTGTGGAATCAATACCGTGCGGTGGGCATGTCGCCGAACGAGGCGAAGGCCGCGGAAGCGCTCCACGCAACGTTGGCAGCCTACTATAGAACCGGCTCCGGATATCGTGCGGCGCAGAACGCGGTCGATCGCGCGGTGGCGTCCTCGTGGTATGCGAAACTGCAAAAGGTGGATTATCGTCAAGATATTCCCGACTCACACCGTCTTCCCACACCGGAGCAATTGACCATCGAGAACCGGCGCGATCCCTCCACCTACGCCCTCTATCGCGATCCCAACTCCTGGAGCGTTCCACGGGACCTGTACGCATCGTTGACCGCGCCATTGCTGCTCGTCTACGGGGGCAAAGACGTGAACCTCGACGTCTTGAAATCGATCGACGTGTTTCAACGCGCTTTGAGCGCGAACGGGAACGTGGACGTTACTATTCGCATCTTCGAAACGGCCGACCACTCGATCCAGATCGGACCGCGCCTTCTTCCAGGCTATCGCGAATACATGTCTGCATGGATTCTGCAGCACGTCGCGCAGCCATAG
- a CDS encoding sulfite oxidase, with protein MEPPDRLITIRAEPFNAEAPLAALELPITPTDLHFVRRSFALPKHDGRLAIGGAVANPYTLTLDDLRRMDRSELVVTLECAGNARLGQTPLPTGEPWTGNAVSTARWTGVRLHDVLREARPSAGGVEVSFQGADRGPGHEGADVNFVRSLPFDRAVDPAAEILIAFEMNGEPLNAEHGAPFRLIVPRWYAIASVKWLTRIDVLTAPFQGMFQTHRYVYYWPDRPEEPVTLMLPRAKIMAPSPGETIRAGNYVARGKAWSGSGPITSVEVSTDGGDWRAAELDAPSGEYQWQAWSYAWHLNEAGRHTLRARATDVAGNVQPEAHRWNRLGYGNNAVELVYVNVE; from the coding sequence ATGGAGCCGCCAGATAGACTCATCACGATCCGGGCCGAACCCTTCAACGCGGAGGCGCCGCTTGCGGCGCTCGAGCTGCCGATCACGCCGACCGACCTCCATTTCGTCCGCAGAAGCTTCGCGCTCCCCAAGCACGACGGGCGGCTCGCAATCGGCGGAGCTGTAGCCAATCCCTATACGCTAACGCTCGACGACCTACGGCGCATGGATCGTAGCGAGCTCGTCGTGACGCTCGAGTGCGCCGGTAACGCTCGCCTCGGGCAGACGCCGCTGCCGACGGGAGAGCCGTGGACAGGGAATGCGGTTTCAACGGCGCGCTGGACCGGCGTTCGCTTGCACGACGTGCTGCGCGAGGCTCGCCCCTCGGCCGGCGGAGTCGAAGTGAGTTTCCAAGGGGCCGATCGTGGTCCGGGTCACGAAGGCGCCGACGTCAACTTCGTCCGGTCGTTGCCCTTCGATCGTGCCGTCGATCCCGCAGCGGAGATTCTCATTGCGTTTGAGATGAACGGGGAGCCGCTCAACGCCGAACACGGCGCGCCCTTTCGATTGATCGTGCCGCGTTGGTATGCAATAGCATCGGTGAAGTGGCTGACTCGAATCGACGTGTTGACGGCGCCGTTTCAAGGAATGTTCCAAACCCACCGCTACGTCTACTACTGGCCGGATCGCCCCGAGGAACCGGTCACGCTAATGCTTCCGCGGGCGAAGATTATGGCGCCGAGCCCCGGTGAAACGATACGAGCTGGGAACTACGTTGCGCGCGGGAAGGCCTGGTCGGGATCAGGTCCGATTACGAGCGTCGAGGTCAGTACCGACGGCGGCGATTGGCGTGCCGCCGAGTTGGACGCGCCGTCAGGCGAATACCAATGGCAGGCATGGTCGTATGCCTGGCATCTAAACGAAGCCGGACGGCACACCCTGCGCGCGCGAGCCACCGATGTTGCCGGCAACGTACAGCCGGAAGCCCACCGCTGGAACCGCTTAGGCTACGGAAACAACGCGGTCGAGTTGGTGTACGTCAATGTCGAATGA